One Jeotgalibaca porci genomic region harbors:
- a CDS encoding ABC transporter ATP-binding protein has protein sequence MNSILEVKHLSFSVGEKEILKDISFKIQKGDFLTIKGPSGSGKSTLLKLLAAIMNPSAGEIIYKGKPLSEYEITDYRKEVSYSFQNAALFGTTVADNLMFPYEIRNEPFDRERAIALLDKVMLSKQYLDQKITELSGGEKQRVALIRNVLFTPEVLLLDEVTSALDAENRKVISEAILRLNRENKITVLWVTHNTDEINDAAKTIEMKEGRLEDVSHD, from the coding sequence ATGAACAGCATTTTAGAAGTAAAGCATTTATCTTTTTCAGTGGGTGAGAAGGAGATATTAAAGGATATTTCGTTTAAGATTCAAAAGGGTGATTTTTTAACTATTAAAGGACCTTCAGGCAGCGGGAAGAGCACGTTGTTGAAACTATTGGCGGCGATTATGAATCCTTCAGCAGGGGAAATCATCTACAAAGGAAAGCCACTTTCGGAGTATGAAATCACCGACTATCGGAAAGAGGTTTCGTATAGTTTTCAGAATGCGGCCTTATTTGGAACAACGGTTGCGGATAATTTGATGTTTCCGTACGAAATTAGAAACGAACCGTTTGATCGGGAAAGAGCGATTGCGTTATTAGACAAAGTGATGTTGTCAAAGCAGTATTTGGATCAAAAAATAACAGAACTTTCGGGTGGGGAAAAACAACGTGTAGCGTTAATTCGTAATGTTCTGTTTACTCCGGAGGTCTTGTTGTTGGATGAAGTGACGAGTGCCTTGGATGCAGAAAATCGCAAGGTCATCAGCGAAGCGATTCTGCGGTTGAATCGAGAAAATAAGATTACTGTGCTTTGGGTTACGCATAATACGGATGAAATTAATGACGCTGCCAAAACAATTGAAATGAAGGAAGGACGATTGGAGGACGTGAGTCATGACTGA
- a CDS encoding ABC transporter permease, translated as MTDLSISNLSLAMTGFLIVIALIIDYKEKLELGKDILIAAVRAVIQLFIIGYVLGYIFELDNIIITSTMVLFIITNAAYHASLRANKIKHAFKISLAAIGVGTLVSLLVLLLSGALKWTPSQVVPITGMLASSAMTAIGVGYRTMHSKYTDQRQQVLERLALGATANQASKTIIRESIKSALAPSIDSTKTVGLVSLPGMMSGLMFAGVNPTEAIRYQIVVMFMMIATTAFSTMISSYLAYRSYFNDQTQLISH; from the coding sequence ATGACTGATTTATCTATTTCTAATTTATCTCTGGCAATGACCGGATTTTTAATTGTCATCGCACTTATTATTGATTACAAAGAAAAGCTTGAACTCGGGAAAGACATTTTGATTGCCGCAGTTCGCGCGGTTATACAGCTATTTATTATTGGATACGTGTTAGGTTATATTTTTGAACTGGATAATATTATTATTACATCAACGATGGTATTATTTATCATTACGAATGCAGCTTATCATGCTTCGCTTCGTGCCAATAAAATTAAACATGCATTTAAAATATCACTGGCAGCGATTGGCGTAGGTACGTTGGTTTCACTCCTCGTCCTTTTACTTTCCGGTGCTTTGAAATGGACACCGTCGCAGGTTGTGCCGATTACGGGGATGCTTGCGAGTAGTGCTATGACAGCGATTGGCGTCGGGTATCGTACGATGCATTCTAAATATACAGATCAGCGTCAGCAAGTATTGGAACGGTTGGCCTTGGGGGCAACTGCTAACCAAGCTTCTAAAACCATTATCCGTGAAAGTATCAAGTCAGCTTTGGCGCCATCCATCGATAGTACAAAAACGGTCGGTCTCGTCAGTTTGCCGGGAATGATGTCAGGGTTGATGTTTGCGGGCGTTAATCCGACTGAAGCGATTCGTTACCAAATTGTGGTCATGTTTATGATGATAGCGACGACCGCATTTTCGACAATGATTTCAAGTTATTTAGCTTACCGCAGTTATTTTAATGATCAAACACAACTTATTAGCCATTAA
- a CDS encoding UvrD-helicase domain-containing protein, with protein MVKEILIEPEVKQALEYIKNGDNFILTGGAGSGKTYSLISLIHQVKIKYSNMPIVCITYTNNAVYEIEDRISNERLYVSTIHEFLWDILKRFQGEIKSTLVELINDDDEKIFRLPKGINEIDNTYFGNFKINYDEYYNIVTGQDSTVTHDHVLILAEKMFEKYKKLCDVLKDTAQLILIDEYQDTAPQVVRILLKHIKKSKKKMCSWIFW; from the coding sequence ATGGTTAAGGAAATATTAATAGAGCCTGAAGTTAAACAGGCTCTAGAATACATTAAGAATGGTGACAATTTTATATTAACAGGTGGAGCTGGTAGTGGAAAAACTTATTCTTTAATATCCCTTATCCATCAAGTTAAGATTAAATATAGTAATATGCCAATAGTTTGTATCACATATACAAATAATGCTGTATATGAAATTGAGGACCGTATAAGTAATGAAAGATTATATGTTTCAACTATTCATGAATTCTTATGGGATATTTTAAAAAGATTTCAAGGTGAAATAAAAAGTACACTAGTTGAGCTCATTAACGATGATGATGAAAAGATATTTAGATTACCAAAAGGCATTAATGAAATTGATAATACCTATTTTGGGAATTTTAAAATCAATTATGATGAGTATTACAATATAGTAACTGGTCAAGATAGTACTGTTACACATGATCATGTTTTGATATTAGCAGAAAAAATGTTCGAAAAATATAAAAAATTATGCGATGTTTTGAAAGATACAGCTCAATTAATTCTAATTGATGAATACCAAGATACAGCTCCACAAGTTGTTCGAATACTATTAAAACATATTAAAAAAAGCAAAAAAAAAATGTGTAGTTGGATTTTTTGGTGA
- a CDS encoding ATP-binding domain-containing protein, translated as MQSIYDNGVGDIEVKGLKKVYKKQNRRNPSKVIKLSNQLRNDGLIQKASDDLNAPNMKHDKIREGRVTFLYSNSLTDKSEPFKCLDKAKENAEIFSSWNFNDKETKELWLTHSINAEKSGFSTFYNLYYKDPIKELVNKIKNLDEIELDDEKTFKQLAVENNNIFENRNRGNLYEVAQSEHINKLNIILDLPWGKVKKQIVNQDSLLSYKYDGLTNTHKASTSRDPILRQLDDLYEIIELYINNNINGFLRKCTYQIKSIKDKQMLTAIMNKLINSISEMKSIEEILKYALENDLVHKKDGFNSFINGRGYYLWERVKSISFQEYNKSIEYQKDYLPFATQHSVKGSEYNNVLVVLDNGGWNKYNFHKYFLGTAKESIKERTEKLLYVCVTRAKRELVVYMELDILSKEIVLKKMRELFGEDNVLSIDEIINVDN; from the coding sequence ATGCAATCTATTTATGACAATGGCGTAGGAGATATAGAGGTTAAAGGTTTAAAAAAAGTTTACAAAAAGCAAAATCGCCGCAATCCCTCTAAAGTTATTAAGTTAAGTAATCAGTTGAGAAATGATGGTTTAATACAAAAAGCTTCCGATGATTTAAATGCTCCAAATATGAAACATGACAAAATAAGGGAAGGAAGAGTCACTTTTTTATATTCAAATTCATTGACAGATAAAAGTGAGCCTTTTAAATGCTTAGATAAGGCAAAAGAAAATGCTGAAATATTTTCTTCTTGGAATTTTAACGATAAGGAGACAAAAGAACTTTGGTTGACTCACTCAATTAATGCTGAAAAGTCAGGGTTCAGTACTTTTTACAACTTATATTACAAAGATCCTATTAAAGAATTGGTAAATAAAATTAAAAATCTTGATGAAATAGAGCTTGATGATGAAAAGACTTTTAAACAATTAGCAGTAGAAAATAATAATATTTTTGAAAATAGGAATCGTGGTAATTTATATGAAGTTGCACAATCTGAGCATATAAATAAATTGAATATTATTCTCGACTTACCGTGGGGCAAAGTTAAAAAACAAATTGTGAATCAAGATTCATTATTAAGTTATAAATACGATGGTCTAACTAATACACATAAAGCATCAACATCAAGAGATCCAATTCTAAGACAGTTAGATGATTTATATGAAATAATAGAACTTTATATAAATAACAATATTAATGGTTTTTTGAGAAAATGTACATACCAAATTAAATCAATAAAAGATAAACAAATGCTCACTGCTATTATGAATAAATTAATAAATTCTATTTCAGAAATGAAATCTATCGAAGAAATACTTAAATATGCCTTAGAGAATGATTTAGTACATAAAAAAGACGGATTTAATAGCTTTATTAATGGGAGGGGTTACTACTTGTGGGAGAGAGTTAAGTCTATTTCCTTCCAAGAGTATAATAAATCAATTGAGTATCAGAAAGATTATTTACCATTTGCCACCCAACATAGTGTTAAAGGTAGTGAATATAATAATGTATTAGTTGTACTTGACAATGGAGGTTGGAATAAATATAATTTTCATAAGTATTTTCTAGGCACTGCTAAAGAAAGCATCAAGGAAAGAACAGAAAAGTTGCTCTATGTTTGTGTAACAAGAGCAAAAAGAGAATTAGTAGTATATATGGAGCTAGATATTCTCTCTAAGGAAATAGTGTTAAAAAAAATGAGAGAACTTTTTGGGGAAGATAACGTTCTAAGTATAGACGAGATAATAAATGTTGATAATTAA
- a CDS encoding ATP-dependent nuclease, whose amino-acid sequence MYLEKMRVQNFRMLENVEIPFLEKEDDELSLIVGKNNTGKTSILKILERILPGTSSDAFEWDDFTMKYQKQIYSELGTSDRSKTYEIRLVLYIKYTDNDSYDLLRPFMMDLDENNQTIILECLYRIKEEQILKLEQDIEKLLIEEFDEFTSYMRRNLKKYFKFDYFAVSACGKYKEEATSNEIKRLIRLRRIKANRDISNKSSDHSLSNISDRLYRLVEDTDDESFVEFQKAIKKTDSELTETYSNVFSEVIGVSREFGALDDMEIEILSTIQEKDLLRDNTTLFYNKDDVYLPESYNGLGYLNLIGMIFEIEAIATEFEKKNLDCQGLNLLFIEEPEAHTHPQLQYVFIKNIKNLLEKHGSKNIQTIMTTHSSHIVSDSEFEDVIYLTRINGYTEARAFRDLNDEYSDNKEAFDFIKKHLHLTRAELFFADKTILIEGDTERILLQAMMKKVDENIESDDNIIPLSSQNVSVVEVGAHAHIFKHLMNFLNVKTLVITDLDYGERNIETKRIKKCDYIEADHVDNTTITNFLEKQNKDLDEIINLSFEQKVKGNHRIAYQTKEDGITKEYPGRSFEEAFININFEFIEKYKDVFISLKNVKDFTKEKSPYELANNCIDKKTTFATDLLYYDNGWEVPNYIEEGLIWLRKY is encoded by the coding sequence ATGTATTTAGAAAAAATGAGGGTTCAGAACTTTCGTATGTTAGAAAATGTTGAGATACCTTTTCTTGAAAAAGAAGATGATGAATTATCTTTAATTGTAGGTAAAAATAATACAGGAAAGACTTCAATATTAAAAATTTTAGAACGAATATTACCTGGTACTTCAAGTGATGCTTTTGAATGGGATGACTTCACTATGAAATATCAAAAGCAAATATACTCAGAGCTAGGTACTTCGGATAGAAGCAAGACTTATGAAATAAGATTAGTACTTTATATTAAATATACTGATAATGATTCTTACGATTTATTGAGACCCTTTATGATGGACTTAGATGAAAATAATCAAACAATAATACTTGAGTGTCTGTATAGAATTAAAGAAGAGCAGATCTTAAAGTTAGAACAAGATATAGAAAAATTACTTATTGAAGAATTTGATGAATTTACTTCTTATATGCGTCGAAATTTAAAAAAATATTTTAAATTTGATTATTTTGCAGTATCCGCATGCGGAAAATATAAAGAAGAAGCTACTAGTAATGAGATTAAAAGACTTATAAGATTGCGGAGAATTAAGGCTAATCGAGACATATCTAATAAATCTAGTGACCATTCATTATCAAATATATCTGACCGGCTTTATAGATTGGTAGAAGATACTGATGACGAGAGCTTTGTAGAATTTCAAAAAGCTATAAAAAAAACTGATTCAGAATTGACAGAAACTTATTCAAATGTCTTTAGTGAAGTAATAGGCGTGTCAAGAGAATTTGGTGCTCTTGATGATATGGAAATTGAAATACTGTCGACGATCCAAGAAAAAGATTTACTAAGAGACAACACTACATTATTTTATAACAAGGATGATGTATATTTACCTGAAAGTTATAATGGGCTAGGTTATCTAAATTTGATAGGTATGATTTTTGAAATTGAAGCGATCGCAACAGAATTTGAGAAGAAAAATTTAGATTGTCAAGGGTTAAATTTACTATTTATAGAAGAACCAGAAGCCCATACCCACCCTCAGTTACAATATGTTTTCATAAAAAACATAAAAAATCTTCTCGAAAAACATGGATCTAAAAATATTCAAACTATAATGACGACTCATTCATCGCATATTGTATCTGATAGCGAATTTGAAGATGTAATATATCTGACACGAATCAACGGTTATACAGAAGCTAGAGCATTTAGAGACTTGAATGATGAATATTCGGATAATAAAGAAGCATTTGATTTTATAAAAAAACATTTACATCTTACCAGAGCAGAGCTATTCTTTGCAGATAAGACAATTTTAATAGAGGGAGATACGGAAAGAATACTATTGCAAGCAATGATGAAGAAGGTTGATGAAAATATAGAGTCTGATGATAATATTATACCATTGTCTTCACAAAATGTTTCTGTAGTAGAAGTTGGAGCACATGCACATATTTTTAAGCATTTGATGAACTTTCTAAATGTTAAAACATTAGTAATAACTGATCTTGATTATGGAGAAAGGAATATCGAAACTAAAAGAATTAAAAAATGTGATTATATAGAGGCAGATCATGTTGATAATACAACAATTACAAACTTTTTAGAGAAGCAGAATAAAGATTTAGATGAGATTATTAATCTCTCTTTTGAACAGAAAGTAAAAGGAAACCATAGAATTGCATACCAAACGAAAGAGGATGGTATTACCAAAGAATATCCAGGGAGAAGCTTCGAAGAGGCCTTTATTAATATCAATTTTGAATTCATTGAAAAATATAAAGATGTGTTTATATCTTTAAAGAATGTTAAAGATTTTACAAAAGAAAAATCACCCTATGAATTAGCTAATAATTGCATTGATAAAAAAACAACTTTCGCAACAGATTTACTTTACTATGATAATGGATGGGAAGTTCCAAATTATATTGAAGAGGGGCTAATATGGTTAAGGAAATATTAA
- a CDS encoding DUF2179 domain-containing protein, translating to MNIGLILQIFLISFVYVTLSTIRLMLTMKGYRVLAPLISMVEIVIYVTGLSIVMSSLDNPLNLASYAIGYGVGIALGIKIEDWLALGYTMVTVMTSDSDNRMAERLWEEGYGVTIIQAKGRQGNRVVLNVLATRKKERHLVSQILEIDEKAFVFSSDPKYVHGGFWSKRVQK from the coding sequence TTGAATATCGGTTTAATTTTACAAATTTTCTTGATTAGTTTTGTTTACGTTACGTTAAGTACTATCCGCTTGATGCTGACGATGAAGGGCTACCGTGTATTGGCGCCACTTATCAGTATGGTCGAAATTGTTATTTACGTAACGGGACTAAGTATTGTAATGAGTAGCTTGGATAACCCGCTTAATTTAGCTTCGTATGCGATTGGATACGGGGTTGGTATCGCGCTCGGAATCAAAATTGAAGACTGGTTAGCACTTGGTTATACGATGGTGACGGTCATGACTTCAGATTCAGACAACCGTATGGCTGAAAGGCTGTGGGAAGAAGGTTACGGCGTTACTATTATTCAGGCAAAAGGCCGCCAAGGCAATCGTGTGGTCTTAAATGTTTTGGCCACTCGTAAGAAAGAGCGTCATTTAGTGAGTCAGATTTTAGAAATAGACGAAAAGGCTTTCGTATTTTCATCTGATCCGAAATATGTTCACGGTGGCTTCTGGTCAAAACGCGTCCAAAAATAA
- a CDS encoding branched-chain amino acid aminotransferase → MDTDYRFISYWKDGQWDTGSLDSGNTVTINQGSTALHYGQQVFEGMKAYRTKEGDIQLFRPEENAKRMAKSCQRLMMPDYPVDQFVEAVKAVVKANESWVPPYESGSTLYIRPYMIGVGENIGVKPAAEYIFSIFVMPVGPYFKGGLTPTNFIVSDYDRAAPHGTGAAKVGGNYASSLMPGHLAHQRQFSDCIYLDPATHTKIEEVGSANFFAITHDDVFVTPYSPSILPSITKYSLLYLAEHHLGMKVSEGDVYLDQLGMFKEAGACGTAAVISPIGGIQNGEDFHVFYSETEVGPVTYELYRTLTAIQFGDLEAPEGWIVKIKD, encoded by the coding sequence ATGGATACAGATTACCGTTTTATTAGTTACTGGAAAGATGGCCAGTGGGACACAGGAAGTCTTGATTCAGGCAATACGGTGACGATTAATCAAGGCTCAACGGCTCTTCACTATGGGCAGCAAGTTTTTGAAGGCATGAAGGCTTATCGGACAAAAGAGGGAGACATTCAATTATTCCGTCCCGAGGAAAATGCGAAGCGGATGGCCAAAAGTTGCCAACGCTTAATGATGCCAGATTATCCAGTCGACCAATTTGTCGAAGCGGTTAAGGCGGTTGTAAAAGCGAATGAATCGTGGGTTCCGCCTTATGAATCAGGTTCAACTTTATATATTCGCCCGTATATGATTGGTGTCGGCGAGAACATAGGTGTGAAGCCGGCAGCGGAATATATTTTTTCAATCTTTGTTATGCCGGTAGGACCGTATTTTAAAGGAGGACTGACACCGACGAATTTCATTGTGTCGGACTATGACCGTGCGGCGCCGCATGGAACAGGTGCTGCCAAAGTAGGCGGAAACTATGCATCCAGTTTAATGCCGGGTCATTTAGCGCATCAACGTCAGTTTAGTGATTGTATTTACTTAGACCCTGCGACGCATACGAAAATAGAAGAGGTAGGTTCTGCCAACTTTTTCGCAATCACACATGATGACGTATTCGTTACGCCGTATTCACCATCCATCTTACCGAGTATTACCAAGTACTCATTGCTTTATTTAGCTGAACATCATCTGGGTATGAAAGTTTCTGAAGGCGATGTCTATCTGGATCAGTTGGGAATGTTCAAGGAAGCGGGTGCCTGTGGAACAGCGGCAGTTATTTCACCAATCGGGGGCATCCAAAACGGAGAGGACTTCCATGTTTTCTATTCAGAAACAGAAGTGGGACCTGTGACGTATGAATTGTACCGAACATTGACCGCGATTCAGTTCGGTGATTTGGAAGCGCCTGAAGGTTGGATTGTAAAAATAAAGGACTAA
- a CDS encoding restriction endonuclease, giving the protein MKPKIMDEYTNNERENLIMKAVIKSLTDLGGIEKRKEVKRNIYDNSTLIPEDYIDYTRKSKQTGNEYKPFDYQFNFAIKHLMLADFVRYPKRGEVELTEKGRKVDLDTFDPVNEVRVLSEPAMKEESEKRKAKKEITETTEIEPEEEMLDSEGIEEVWRAQLNEALKKMSPDKFEMFARGLMKRMGIELDKEIGIQTTADGGLDGFGYITADDFRTTRVALQAKRWEGKVSSPEIDKFRGAMDKYNAEYGIFITTSDYTRSAIEASRIGTRVITLINGDDICDLVAKYEFYVTPVTTYELNNFYFEEE; this is encoded by the coding sequence ATGAAACCAAAAATTATGGACGAATATACAAATAATGAACGAGAAAACTTAATTATGAAAGCGGTTATAAAATCATTGACTGACTTAGGAGGAATTGAGAAGCGTAAAGAAGTAAAACGTAATATATATGATAACTCTACACTTATTCCTGAAGATTATATTGATTATACTAGAAAGTCAAAACAAACTGGGAATGAGTATAAACCATTTGATTATCAATTTAATTTTGCAATTAAACATCTAATGTTAGCTGATTTTGTAAGGTATCCAAAAAGAGGTGAAGTTGAACTAACAGAAAAAGGTAGGAAAGTAGATTTAGACACCTTCGATCCTGTAAATGAGGTACGTGTTTTATCTGAACCAGCAATGAAAGAAGAGTCCGAGAAAAGGAAAGCGAAGAAAGAAATAACTGAAACCACAGAAATAGAACCAGAAGAAGAAATGTTAGATTCTGAAGGTATAGAAGAAGTTTGGCGAGCTCAACTTAATGAAGCACTCAAGAAGATGTCTCCTGATAAGTTTGAGATGTTTGCAAGAGGTTTAATGAAACGAATGGGGATAGAGTTAGATAAGGAAATTGGAATCCAAACGACAGCTGATGGAGGTCTTGATGGATTTGGGTACATAACTGCCGATGATTTTAGAACAACTCGAGTTGCACTACAAGCTAAACGTTGGGAAGGCAAAGTAAGCTCTCCCGAAATCGATAAATTCCGTGGAGCAATGGATAAGTATAATGCAGAATATGGTATCTTCATAACGACATCGGATTATACTAGATCTGCGATTGAAGCATCAAGAATTGGAACACGTGTCATTACGTTAATTAATGGTGATGATATATGCGACTTAGTAGCTAAGTATGAATTTTATGTAACTCCAGTGACTACGTATGAGTTAAATAATTTTTATTTTGAGGAAGAGTAA
- a CDS encoding metallophosphoesterase family protein — MFTKRRLTGAYEGATVKEFNEETKYVFISDHHRGDGSLSDEFTRNRNIFQYALDYYYQNDFVYVEAGDGDELWEYQDFKHIKNAHPGVFSTIKKFYDDDRLIMMWGNHNIYLKNPAYVEKHYYTNYDEYHDTFFDFLPDLKPIEALVLKNEKTGQEILTVHGHQGDAPNDQFWRLTMLSLKYFWRFLHAFGIRNPSSPVKNINRRHKIEKNYSKWIAENKKMLICGHTHRFKFPKKDALPYFNIGCCVYPTIITALELVGEEIQLVRWHVQSDKDGNLRIMRQIMRGPVNVSEFDLREFTETN, encoded by the coding sequence ATGTTTACTAAACGAAGGTTAACCGGCGCTTATGAAGGTGCCACAGTCAAAGAGTTTAATGAAGAAACAAAATACGTTTTTATCAGTGATCATCATCGCGGAGATGGCAGTTTATCAGATGAATTTACGCGAAACAGGAATATTTTTCAGTATGCCCTTGATTACTACTATCAAAACGATTTTGTCTATGTAGAAGCGGGAGACGGAGACGAGCTTTGGGAATATCAAGATTTTAAGCATATCAAAAATGCACATCCCGGTGTGTTTTCGACCATCAAAAAGTTTTACGATGACGATCGATTGATTATGATGTGGGGAAATCACAATATTTATTTGAAAAACCCTGCCTATGTCGAAAAACATTACTATACCAACTATGATGAATACCATGATACGTTCTTTGATTTCTTGCCCGATTTAAAGCCCATTGAAGCATTGGTGCTAAAAAATGAAAAAACGGGGCAAGAGATTCTGACGGTTCATGGTCACCAAGGGGATGCGCCCAATGATCAATTTTGGCGTTTAACGATGTTGTCGCTTAAATATTTCTGGCGTTTTCTACATGCCTTCGGGATTCGGAACCCATCCAGTCCGGTAAAAAATATTAACCGACGTCATAAAATCGAGAAAAATTATTCGAAGTGGATTGCGGAGAATAAAAAAATGTTGATTTGTGGGCATACACACCGGTTTAAATTTCCTAAAAAGGATGCCCTGCCTTATTTTAATATCGGCTGTTGTGTTTATCCGACCATTATTACGGCTTTAGAATTAGTCGGTGAAGAGATTCAACTCGTTCGTTGGCATGTTCAAAGCGATAAAGATGGAAACTTACGGATTATGCGTCAAATTATGCGTGGTCCCGTAAATGTTTCGGAATTCGACTTAAGAGAATTTACAGAAACAAATTAA